The following are encoded together in the Oreochromis niloticus isolate F11D_XX linkage group LG12, O_niloticus_UMD_NMBU, whole genome shotgun sequence genome:
- the mn1b gene encoding transcriptional activator MN1: MFGLEQFGSQINSRNPGQSERNINQQRLNMGSHYKGPGFHAGGPPGAVEPGMGPLSEPQMLGLNMNMNGEQYGSFHPRGHSDMHAGSGLQQQQGQGPMHGFFNNQQPHQGHPHGHQPHPHQHHPHFGGNFGGPEPGSSCLHGGRLMGYNNNNGMGPQQGFGEGFDPLAEGQTGDGFPQQQQQQPQQRPGNMPDFQHHGPPSGNHAVPAPCLPLDQSPNRAASFHGLPSSSSSSSESHGLEPRRLPNQGAVEGLEYNFPSEPPSGHFDVPVFSPSESESQLPHFGPGRPVPGGNFPGNAGMPRTPGMQGISKGHPPPPQPQQPQHGVFFERFGNGRKVPVGMEPGVNPRHPLMQQQQQAGLIARQNSCPPGLPRPPQAEPGTTNPNILDGGVMMPGQHNQFEYPIHRLENRGLHPYGDPMFNMQQPAPPPSQQPANQRLQHFDSPYMNMAKRPRFDFPNAHGGEGWCGSMDNHLSPSAYPGLPGEFTPPVNEGFGPGPLQHPGPEQQSLQQRQNAAMMIKQMASRNQQQRMRQPSLQQLGHHGDVPPGPMVHGGPVGNMPHPGFDRENGGRMPNIDGQNPHVTQENSWFQGSHPPGEMMSRRMGGAGNESGPHDMGLQQNGAGIMFRPGIGMQEPMRIPGDGHVQNLHSPGMHSQFSGNMGNLTQMQSPGAGAGHPNAPAERRPADFPAPSMGAQPAFPYGGANRQGPAHSAPQGVSTSPGNYPPQSEFPPGQRSSVSKLGNLSLGNFSKTSSKDSVFGQSCLAALSTACQNMIASLGAPNLNVTFNKKNQNEGKRKLSQTEQDINSSTSNGTGSAGPEYFQSSTSQNSQMPGTGNSNSKPASQSQTVQGEASALSPNYNMDATPCSEGKATTGSGRGRGRRKRDSGHVSPGIFFSSDNSNPVVSPGQQTPSAGVGERGGGTPHEKQLQSPSWGKGGDLMLGDQADLMSSLDSGIQSVAKSDSSSPRVDFSEDVSTHYGNEDEVSSSSDTGGASASKPNRSPIITGSPKMQRSDHGLINGQKPLGMGINNHTTSTPDTYGLNAGVGTGASGVSHPGTPGVEQVRTPSSTSGQEEIHPLEILQAQIQLQRQQFSISEDQPLAMKTGKKNGDCPSQNGDNELASCSPDAGKGSMGTIDLDTLMAEQHATWYVPSDKVMMDGSEDDKATGPWEKNKSQNSSKEESELTQSKAGAGAPGAVGGGSSGGNHLQCLSVHCTDELGDSKGRGGPVSSWRSLHSDISNRFGTFVAALT; encoded by the coding sequence ATGTTTGGGCTGGAGCAGTTTGGTTCTCAAATTAATAGCAGAAACCCTGGCCAgtcagagagaaacataaacCAACAGAGACTGAACATGGGCTCCCATTATAAAGGCCCCGGTTTTCATGCTGGAGGCCCGCCGGGAGCCGTTGAACCCGGCATGGGCCCTCTGAGCGAGCCGCAAATGCTCGGGCTCAATATGAACATGAATGGTGAGCAGTACGGGAGCTTTCACCCGCGGGGACACTCAGACATGCATGCAGGCAGTGgacttcagcagcagcaggggcAAGGACCAATGCATGGATTTTTTAACAACCAGCAACCTCATCAAGGACATCCTCACGGGCATCAACCCCACCCCCACCAACATCACCCCCATTTCGGTGGGAATTTTGGAGGCCCAGAGCCAGGGTCATCATGCCTGCATGGCGGCAGGCTGATGGGCTACAACAACAATAACGGCATGGGACCACAGCAGGGCTTTGGAGAAGGATTTGATCCTCTTGCTGAGGGACAGACGGGGGATGGCTTTccccagcagcagcaacagcaaccACAGCAGCGGCCTGGTAACATGCCTGACTTTCAACATCATGGCCCTCCAAGTGGGAACCACGCTGTCCCTGCTCCCTGTCTCCCCCTGGACCAGTCACCTAATAGAGCAGCATCCTTTCACGGTCTTCCttcttcctcatcctcctcatctgagtctcatggtttggagccTCGGCGGCTGCCAAACCAAGGAGCCGTAGAGGGATTAGAATATAACTTTCCAAGTGAACCTCCATCTGGACATTTTGATGTACCTGTATTTTCtccttcagaatcagaatctcAGTTACCACATTTTGGGCCAGGAAGACCAGTTCCCGGTGGGAATTTCCCAGGGAACGCTGGCATGCCACGGACACCAGGTATGCAGGGCATCTCTAAGGGACACCCGCCACCACCCCAGCCCCAGCAGCCTCAGCACGGAGTGTTTTTTGAACGTTTTGGAAATGGCCGGAAAGTGCCCGTGGGAATGGAGCCTGGGGTCAATCCAAGACATCCTCTcatgcagcaacaacaacaggcTGGCTTGATAGCCAGACAGAACTCATGCCCCCCTGGCCTCCCTCGACCCCCTCAGGCTGAGCCCGGCACTACTAACCCTAACATTCTGGATGGAGGGGTCATGATGCCTGGCCAACACAACCAGTTTGAATATCCCATTCACAGACTGGAAAATAGGGGCCTGCACCCCTACGGGGACCCCATGTTTAATATGCAacagccagctcctcctccctcccaaCAGCCTGCAAATCAGAGGCTCCAACACTTTGACTCTCCTTATATGAACATGGCGAAAAGGCCTAGATTTGACTTTCCTAATGCACATGGCGGCGAGGGCTGGTGTGGCAGTATGGACAACCACCTCTCTCCATCTGCCTACCCCGGCCTTCCTGGAGAGTTCACCCCACCCGTGAATGAAGGTTTTGGACCAGGTCCGCTGCAGCATCCAGGGCCCGAGCAGCAGTCTCTGCAGCAGCGCCAGAATGCAGCTATGATGATAAAGCAGATGGCCTCTCGCAACCAGCAGCAAAGAATGAGGCAGCCGAGTCTACAGCAGTTGGGTCACCATGGCGATGTACCTCCAGGCCCAATGGTTCATGGAGGCCCAGTCGGGAACATGCCTCATCCTGGCTTTGACAGGGAGAATGGTGGCAGGATGCCCAACATTGATGGGCAAAATCCTCATGTAACTCAGGAGAACTCCTGGTTTCAGGGGTCCCACCCACCAGGAGAAATGATGTCACGGCGTATGGGTGGAGCGGGTAATGAGTCAGGGCCTCATGACATGGGGCTGCAGCAGAACGGCGCTGGGATAATGTTTAGGCCGGGGATCGGCATGCAGGAGCCCATGAGAATACCAGGAGATGGACATGTGCAGAACCTTCATTCCCCAGGCATGCACTCACAGTTCAGTGGCAACATGGGTAACCTCACACAAATGCAGTCTCCGGGAGCAGGAGCAGGACATCCAAATGCACCAGCAGAGAGACGGCCAGCTGACTTCCCCGCACCTTCAATGGGAGCACAGCCAGCTTTTCCCTATGGGGGGGCTAACCGTCAGGGGCCGGCTCACAGTGCTCCCCAGGGGGTGAGCACCTCACCTGGCAACTACCCTCCTCAGTCTGAGTTCCCCCCAGGCCAGCGGTCGTCTGTTAGTAAGCTTGGAAATCTGTCCCTTGGGAACTTCAGCAAAACCAGCTCTAAAGACAGTGTTTTCGGCCAGAGCTGCCTAGCGGCCCTTTCTACAGCCTGCCAGAACATGATCGCTAGCCTAGGGGCCCCCAATCTTAACGTAACATTCAACAAGAAGAACCAAAATGAGGGCAAGCGAAAACTGAGTCAGACTGAGCAGGACATTAATAGCAGCACATCTAATGGGACTGGCAGTGCTGGTCCTGAATATTTTCAGAGCAGCACTTCCCAGAACAGCCAGATGCCTGGCACTGGGAATAGCAACTCTAAGCCTGCAAGTCAAAGCCAGACGGTGCAGGGGGAAGCCAGTGCCCTCTCCCCAAATTACAACATGGACGCTACCCCGTGCAGTGAGGGGAAGGCAACAACAGGGAgtgggagagggagagggaggagaaaaagagacagTGGACATGTGAGccctggaatttttttttcctctgataATAGTAACCCTGTTGTAAGTCCAGGCCAGCAGACCCCCTCGGCTGGCGTTGGGGAGAGGGGTGGGGGCACGCCCCATGAGAAACAACTCCAATCGCCCTCTTGGGGGAAAGGAGGTGACCTAATGTTGGGGGACCAGGCTGACCTTATGTCTTCTTTAGACAGTGGCATTCAAAGTGTTGCCAAGTCTGACAGCAGCTCACCAAGAGTGGACTTTTCTGAAGATGTCAGCACCCACTATGGCAATGAGGATGAGGTGTCCTCCAGCTCAGACACAGGAGGGGCCTCAGCCAGCAAACCTAATCGCAGCCCTATAATCACCGGCTCACCCAAAATGCAGAGGAGTGACCACGGGTTGATAAATGGACAAAAGCCCCTTGGCATGGGCATTAACAATCATACTACCTCGACGCCAGACACCTATGGACTGAATGCTGGTGTGGGCACAGGGGCCAGTGGGGTCAGCCACCCGGGCACTCCTGGGGTGGAACAGGTACGCACACCATCCAGCACCTCTGGCCAGGAAGAAATCCATCCTCTGGAGATTCTGCAGGCCCAAATCCAGCTACAGCGGCAGCAGTTCAGTATCTCTGAAGACCAGCCCCTGGCCATGAAGACAGGCAAAAAGAATGGCGACTGTCCCTCACAGAACGGAGACAATGAGCTGGCGAGCTGCAGCCCGGATGCTGGGAAGGGCTCAATGGGCACTATTGACCTTGACACCCTCATGGCAGAGCAGCACGCCACCTGGTACGTGCCCAGTGACAAGGTTATGATGGACGGGTCAGAGGATGACAAGGCCACGGGACCCTGGGAAAAAAATAAGAGCCAGAACAGCAGTAAAGAAG